A window from Urocitellus parryii isolate mUroPar1 chromosome 1, mUroPar1.hap1, whole genome shotgun sequence encodes these proteins:
- the Spink7 gene encoding serine protease inhibitor Kazal-type 7 → MKITGGLLLLCTVTYFCSSSVHSVLSNQEVDCSIYKKYPVVAIPCPITNMPVCGSDYITYGNKCHLCIETLKTNGKVQFLREGHC, encoded by the exons ATGAAGATCACTGGGGGTCTCCTTCTGCTCTGCACAGTGACCTATTTCTGCAGCAGCTCAG TGCATTCTGTTCTGTCTAACCAGGAGGTGGATTGCAGCATTTACAAGAAGTACCCAGTGGTGGCCATCCCCTGCCCCATCACAAACATGCCAGTTTGTGGTTCTGACTACATcacatatggaaataaatgtcACTTGTGTATCGAGACCTT GAAAACTAATGGAAAAGTCCAATTTCTTCGAGAAGGACACTGCTGA